One Candidatus Profftella armatura genomic region harbors:
- a CDS encoding acetyl-CoA carboxylase carboxyltransferase subunit alpha, whose translation MKNIFLNFEEPIIKLEKKIEKLRSLQFSSNIDTSKEINDLVKKCNKLTEEIYSKLTPWQISQIARHPKRPYTLDYIREIFTDIHELHGDRNYGDDLSIIGVLARINGESCMVIGHQKGRNVNERIIRNFGMAKPEGYRKAVRLMHIAEKFNLPIFTFIDTPGAFPGIDAEERGQSEAIGHSIYVMSKLKVPLISTIIGEGGSGGALAIAVSDITLMLQYAIYSVISPEGCASILWKTSKRASDAAEALGLTADKLKSIGLINKIIKEPIGGAHRNIKLMSNTLKNILFNTLNKFKNIKIKDLLNIRYNKLMNYGKFKRINSM comes from the coding sequence ATGAAAAATATATTTTTGAATTTTGAGGAACCAATTATTAAATTAGAAAAAAAAATAGAAAAATTACGTTCTTTACAATTTAGTTCTAATATTGATACCTCAAAAGAAATTAATGATTTAGTAAAAAAATGCAATAAATTAACTGAGGAAATTTATTCTAAATTAACTCCATGGCAAATTTCCCAAATTGCTCGCCATCCAAAAAGACCATATACATTAGATTATATTCGTGAAATATTTACCGATATTCATGAATTACATGGTGATCGTAATTATGGTGATGATTTATCAATTATTGGTGTTCTTGCTCGTATTAATGGAGAATCTTGCATGGTAATTGGGCATCAAAAAGGAAGAAATGTTAATGAACGTATAATTCGTAATTTTGGTATGGCAAAACCAGAAGGTTATCGTAAGGCAGTTAGATTAATGCATATTGCTGAAAAATTTAATTTACCTATTTTTACTTTTATTGATACACCTGGCGCATTTCCAGGAATAGATGCAGAAGAAAGAGGTCAATCTGAGGCAATTGGACATAGTATTTATGTAATGTCAAAATTAAAAGTACCATTGATTTCTACTATTATTGGTGAAGGAGGATCAGGGGGGGCACTAGCAATTGCTGTTAGTGATATTACTTTAATGTTACAATACGCAATTTATTCTGTTATTTCTCCGGAAGGTTGCGCATCTATTCTTTGGAAAACTTCAAAACGTGCTTCTGATGCAGCTGAAGCATTAGGATTGACGGCTGATAAATTAAAATCAATTGGATTAATTAATAAAATTATAAAAGAACCCATAGGTGGAGCACATCGTAATATTAAATTAATGTCTAATACACTAAAAAATATATTATTTAATACATTAAACAAATTTAAAAATATAAAAATTAAAGACTTATTAAATATACGTTATAATAAATTAATGAATTATGGAAAATTTAAAAGAATTAATTCTATGTGA
- the tilS gene encoding tRNA lysidine(34) synthetase TilS has translation MENLKELILCEEIMLKKFLNIFDISFLSNNSKIALAYSGGIDSSVLLDISFTLFCNYKIQFYVFHINHGLSPSSDKWLIHCKNTCKIYKNIIFHSFKIDLFSYKKNIEENARIKRYYALKELCQKYNIKYLLTGHNQDDQAETILLKLLRGSGISGLSGIYAINKKLPLLNNSNIILIRPLLHCSRNEIAHYAQLHSLNYLKDESNNNTRYTRNILRLYVIPLLEKLFPGFKKRFSRFAYHAQSAEKLLNLLAKKDLKICSKEKSIDIGKIKKFDPDRVKNLLRYWLNKYNTKKPSSIWLNKLYNQILEKKCHKQISIMHAQYHIKSYRNQLFCLKKEKINKNINKNINQSFIWDKESKIIFSNFNGVLYFCPVTGDKIGINVSWLRKQFLLIKNKTGKERLKLTKNSYNKNIKNYYREMNIPIWNRFNLPIIYVQNINNTLNFNNLLYAAGIGINYIYQTNKGERICLHWINLDN, from the coding sequence ATGGAAAATTTAAAAGAATTAATTCTATGTGAAGAAATTATGTTAAAAAAATTTTTGAATATTTTTGATATATCATTTTTATCAAATAATTCTAAAATTGCTTTAGCTTATAGTGGAGGAATTGATTCATCGGTATTACTTGATATTTCTTTTACTCTTTTTTGTAATTATAAAATACAATTTTATGTTTTTCATATTAATCATGGATTAAGTCCATCTTCAGATAAATGGTTAATTCACTGCAAAAATACATGTAAAATATATAAAAACATTATATTTCATTCTTTTAAAATTGATTTATTTTCATATAAAAAAAATATTGAAGAAAATGCAAGAATAAAAAGATATTATGCATTAAAAGAATTATGTCAAAAATATAATATAAAATATTTACTAACCGGACATAATCAGGATGATCAAGCAGAAACAATTTTATTAAAATTATTACGTGGAAGCGGTATTTCTGGGTTATCTGGAATATATGCTATTAATAAAAAATTACCTTTATTGAATAATTCTAATATTATCCTTATACGCCCTTTATTACATTGTTCACGTAATGAAATTGCACATTATGCACAACTTCATTCTCTTAATTATTTAAAAGATGAATCAAATAATAATACTCGTTATACAAGAAATATATTAAGATTATATGTGATACCTTTGTTAGAAAAATTATTTCCAGGATTTAAAAAAAGATTTTCACGATTTGCGTATCACGCGCAATCTGCAGAAAAATTATTAAATTTATTAGCAAAAAAAGATCTTAAAATATGCTCAAAAGAAAAATCTATTGATATTGGAAAGATAAAAAAATTTGATCCAGATCGTGTAAAAAATTTATTACGTTATTGGCTTAACAAATATAATACAAAAAAACCATCTTCAATTTGGTTAAATAAATTATATAATCAAATTTTAGAAAAAAAATGTCATAAACAAATATCTATAATGCATGCACAATATCATATAAAAAGTTATCGTAATCAATTGTTTTGCTTAAAAAAAGAAAAAATAAATAAAAATATAAATAAAAACATAAATCAATCATTTATTTGGGATAAAGAATCAAAAATAATATTTTCTAATTTTAATGGAGTTTTATATTTTTGTCCGGTTACTGGGGATAAAATTGGAATAAATGTATCCTGGCTAAGAAAACAATTTTTATTAATTAAAAATAAAACAGGAAAAGAACGATTAAAATTAACAAAAAATAGTTATAATAAAAATATTAAAAATTATTATAGAGAAATGAATATTCCTATATGGAATCGTTTTAATTTACCAATTATTTATGTTCAAAATATCAATAATACTTTAAATTTTAATAATTTATTATATGCGGCCGGTATTGGAATAAATTATATCTATCAAACAAATAAAGGAGAGCGTATTTGTTTACATTGGATTAATTTAGATAATTAG
- a CDS encoding oxidative damage protection protein: MKHIVNCIKLNCKEEGLDSPPFPGEIGEKIWKNVSKKAWYSWLKYQTMLINENRLNLSEVGHRKYLINQMKYYFFNNK, translated from the coding sequence ATGAAACATATTGTGAACTGTATTAAATTAAATTGTAAAGAAGAAGGTTTAGATTCTCCTCCATTTCCAGGAGAAATAGGGGAAAAAATATGGAAAAATGTTTCAAAAAAAGCTTGGTATTCATGGTTAAAATATCAAACTATGTTAATTAATGAAAATCGTTTAAATCTTTCTGAGGTTGGACATAGAAAATACTTAATTAATCAAATGAAATATTATTTTTTTAATAACAAATAA
- a CDS encoding split ribose-5-phosphate isomerase A, translating to MLQLIKLGENPSLRIKNGKPIITDNFCFIIDVTGLKIINPVSLKKSNSRCSYSWFICY from the coding sequence TTGCTTCAATTAATCAAATTAGGAGAAAATCCAAGTTTACGTATTAAAAATGGAAAACCAATTATAACTGATAATTTTTGTTTTATTATTGATGTAACAGGATTAAAAATTATTAATCCTGTATCTCTTAAAAAATCAAATTCTAGGTGTAGTTACAGTTGGTTTATTTGCTATTAG
- a CDS encoding ribose-5-phosphate isomerase A: MGIMIKVGKATLTRKKIITSVSEKIICIAEELKLVKYLGRQYMPFTNQLKSFQ; this comes from the coding sequence ATGGGTATAATGATTAAAGTAGGAAAGGCGACATTAACCCGAAAAAAAATTATTACTTCAGTATCTGAAAAAATAATTTGTATAGCAGAAGAATTAAAATTAGTAAAATATCTAGGTAGGCAATACATGCCCTTTACCAATCAATTGAAGTCATTCCAATAG
- the rlmB gene encoding 23S rRNA (guanosine(2251)-2'-O)-methyltransferase RlmB: MKEKIIFGFHAINSKIIQNSSSIKTLYIDISRNDNRMKNIIKNAKLANIHIISINNKKLFHIAKTHNHQGVVAKIKEFSFKKNLYELLDSIKEPLLLLILDEITDPHNLGACLRVADGAGVHAIISTKNNSVGLNATVAKVSSGAIETIPFFTVTNLSNTLCKLKERNIYLIGASNKSKKSLYNTNFLDSSAIIMGSEKKGLRHLTKKNCDILINIPMSGLIESLNVSVAAGIILFEARRQRIINI; encoded by the coding sequence ATAAAAGAAAAAATAATATTTGGTTTTCATGCAATAAATTCAAAAATTATTCAAAACTCATCTTCAATAAAAACATTATATATTGATATTTCACGTAACGATAATCGCATGAAAAATATAATTAAAAATGCAAAATTAGCCAATATTCATATAATTTCTATAAATAATAAAAAATTGTTTCATATAGCAAAAACACATAATCATCAAGGAGTAGTTGCTAAAATAAAAGAATTTTCTTTTAAAAAAAATCTTTATGAATTATTAGATTCTATTAAAGAACCATTATTATTATTAATACTTGATGAAATTACTGATCCACATAATTTGGGGGCATGTTTACGTGTCGCAGATGGAGCTGGAGTGCACGCAATTATTTCTACTAAAAATAATTCAGTGGGTTTAAACGCAACAGTTGCTAAAGTTTCTAGTGGAGCTATTGAAACAATTCCATTTTTTACTGTAACTAATTTATCTAATACCTTATGTAAATTAAAGGAACGTAATATTTATTTAATTGGCGCTAGTAATAAATCAAAAAAAAGTTTATATAATACTAATTTTTTAGATTCTTCAGCTATTATTATGGGATCAGAAAAAAAAGGGCTTCGTCACTTAACAAAAAAAAATTGTGATATTTTGATTAATATTCCCATGTCTGGATTAATAGAAAGTTTAAATGTTTCAGTTGCTGCTGGTATAATTTTATTCGAAGCACGTCGTCAAAGAATAATTAATATTTAA
- a CDS encoding electron transfer flavoprotein subunit beta/FixA family protein, producing the protein MKILVPIKRVVNYNTKINIKPDYTNVDISNTKMSINPFDEIAIESAIRLRESSNKIKEIIAISCGNKKCKEILQIAMAMGVDRAILIETDTILQSLSVAKLLQVIVKKENPQLVILGKQSIDSDNNQTGQMLAALLNWPQATFASKIVLKKNNKILVTQEIEDGKETILLSLPAIITTDLRMNEPRYVTLMNIIKARKKNINIFKIDELNVNINTGLNIIKVKESHKNNLGIKVKNVIELIDKLKNEAKII; encoded by the coding sequence ATGAAAATATTAGTACCAATCAAAAGGGTGGTTAATTATAATACGAAAATTAATATAAAACCAGATTATACTAATGTTGATATTAGCAATACTAAAATGTCAATAAATCCATTTGACGAAATAGCAATTGAATCAGCTATACGTTTACGTGAATCTTCTAATAAAATAAAAGAAATAATTGCAATATCTTGTGGCAATAAAAAATGTAAAGAAATATTACAAATAGCTATGGCAATGGGTGTTGATCGTGCGATTTTAATTGAAACAGATACAATATTACAATCTTTATCGGTAGCAAAATTACTTCAGGTTATTGTAAAAAAAGAAAATCCACAATTAGTTATCCTTGGAAAACAATCAATTGATAGTGATAATAATCAAACAGGTCAAATGTTAGCGGCATTACTTAATTGGCCGCAAGCTACTTTTGCATCTAAAATTGTTCTAAAAAAAAATAATAAAATTTTAGTTACTCAAGAAATTGAAGATGGCAAAGAAACAATTTTATTATCTTTACCAGCTATAATAACCACTGATTTAAGAATGAATGAGCCTCGTTATGTTACATTAATGAATATCATAAAAGCCAGAAAAAAAAATATTAATATATTTAAAATAGATGAATTAAATGTTAATATCAATACAGGGTTAAATATTATAAAAGTAAAAGAATCACATAAAAATAATTTAGGCATAAAAGTAAAAAATGTGATTGAATTAATTGATAAATTAAAAAATGAAGCTAAAATTATATAA
- a CDS encoding electron transfer flavoprotein subunit alpha/FixB family protein codes for MPALVIAEHDNSYLKISTLNTITAATLCSDEIHILIIGYNIEKVILDAKKVNNIKKILLVDSLYFSNNLPENIAAQISVIASNYSHILAPATIYGKNILPRVAALLNVMQISEITKVCNPSTFERPIYSGRIIATVQSTDIIKVITVRATNFISAKKEGNKAIIHIISKINYFSNTASIFISRELIKSKRPELTSAKIVVAGGRGLGSSKNFKILEGLADKLNAAIGASRAAVDAGYISNNLQIGQTGKIVAPQLYIAIGISGAIQHLSGMKDSKIIVAINQDEDAPIFDISDYGLVGDLFEIIPKFIKYLS; via the coding sequence ATGCCGGCACTTGTAATTGCAGAACATGATAATTCTTATCTTAAAATAAGTACACTAAATACTATTACCGCCGCAACTTTGTGTAGTGATGAAATTCATATATTAATTATTGGGTATAATATTGAAAAAGTAATACTTGATGCAAAAAAAGTTAATAATATAAAAAAAATTTTATTAGTTGATTCATTATATTTTTCTAATAATCTACCGGAAAATATAGCAGCACAAATATCAGTTATAGCTTCTAATTACAGTCATATATTAGCACCAGCAACTATATATGGAAAAAATATTTTACCTCGTGTGGCCGCATTATTAAATGTAATGCAAATTTCTGAAATTACTAAAGTTTGTAACCCAAGTACTTTTGAAAGACCAATATATTCTGGAAGAATTATAGCTACTGTTCAATCCACAGATATAATAAAAGTCATTACTGTTCGTGCTACTAATTTTATTTCCGCAAAAAAAGAAGGAAATAAAGCTATTATTCATATAATTTCAAAAATTAATTATTTTAGTAATACTGCATCAATTTTTATATCTAGGGAATTAATAAAATCAAAGCGCCCGGAATTAACTTCTGCAAAAATTGTAGTCGCTGGAGGAAGAGGATTAGGTTCATCTAAAAATTTTAAAATTCTTGAGGGTCTTGCTGATAAACTTAATGCCGCTATAGGAGCATCACGAGCAGCAGTTGATGCTGGTTATATATCAAATAATTTACAAATTGGACAAACTGGAAAAATTGTAGCACCACAATTATATATTGCTATAGGCATTTCCGGTGCCATTCAACATTTATCTGGTATGAAAGATTCCAAAATAATAGTTGCTATTAATCAAGATGAAGATGCGCCTATTTTCGATATATCTGACTATGGTTTAGTTGGGGACTTGTTTGAAATTATACCAAAATTTATAAAATATTTGAGTTAA